The proteins below come from a single Candidatus Zixiibacteriota bacterium genomic window:
- a CDS encoding zinc-ribbon domain containing protein gives MDSGLEPKILICVECGQEFVFTINAQEYFAEKGYTEEPKRCKHCHMQHKRDKRTGPAEVNKIDVGTLYPE, from the coding sequence ATGGATTCCGGTTTGGAACCGAAAATCCTGATTTGTGTTGAATGCGGACAGGAGTTCGTATTCACGATTAATGCGCAGGAGTATTTCGCTGAAAAAGGTTACACGGAAGAACCGAAACGGTGCAAACACTGCCATATGCAGCACAAACGGGATAAGCGGACTGGCCCGGCCGAGGTCAATAAAATTGATGTCGGAACATTGTATCCCGAGTAG
- a CDS encoding M6 family metalloprotease domain-containing protein, with amino-acid sequence MKTLSRNIHRTAVISFLGMFVWLGSLAFAMPPNPERYNEETKKGSPLPYYLENRMKLMEQGIDSPRKVASPIAQSAKGTFNALAILLKFADKNSSVEASAFDTLIFIDRQSTVRNYYKEISYGQLDIVTVNLPSTIGWTSAPQTYAYYCNGQNGMGAYPQNSQKLCEDIVDLVNPLVDFSNYDNDLDGFVDALILVHTGPGAEVTWSDNDIWSHKWGIVPRSKDGVYINEYCIQPEYWYTPGDITCGVFCHELGHILGLPDLYDTDTPRDSYGIGKWSLMAYGSWNGPTGRGDYPAHPDAWSRIRFGFASATNVVANINNAFIPGVEGGGDIYRLWSGGSLADEYFLIENRQKTGYDSYLPSSGLLIWHIDETRPGNDKQWYPGYEANGHYRVALEQSDGLFEMEKNSSSGNAGDPFPGSGAHTSFSSTTLPSTNSYAGANSIVAVSDISPSAALMTASLQVSLASAVDDERTDLLPERTVLRQNHPNPFNPSTRIRFDLARGTEVTMTIFNILGNPIRELLKGRYPAGSTEITWDGTDEAGRPVPSGIYFYELVTEVGRETRKMTLIK; translated from the coding sequence ATGAAAACTCTTAGCAGGAATATACATAGAACAGCCGTAATTTCGTTTCTCGGCATGTTCGTCTGGCTTGGCAGTCTTGCTTTCGCCATGCCGCCCAACCCGGAACGATACAACGAGGAAACAAAGAAGGGCTCTCCACTTCCCTATTATCTGGAAAACAGGATGAAATTAATGGAACAGGGAATTGATTCTCCGCGGAAGGTGGCATCACCAATCGCCCAATCTGCAAAAGGCACATTCAATGCCCTGGCCATTCTCCTAAAATTCGCCGACAAGAACAGCTCGGTGGAGGCATCCGCGTTCGATACATTGATATTCATTGACCGCCAAAGTACGGTACGCAACTATTATAAGGAGATTTCCTACGGTCAACTCGATATCGTTACCGTTAATCTCCCTTCTACAATCGGCTGGACAAGTGCGCCACAGACCTATGCCTATTACTGCAACGGGCAAAACGGCATGGGCGCCTATCCACAGAATTCTCAGAAACTCTGTGAGGATATCGTCGATCTGGTTAATCCGCTGGTTGATTTTTCCAATTACGACAATGATTTGGACGGTTTTGTCGACGCCCTCATATTGGTCCATACCGGACCCGGCGCTGAAGTAACCTGGAGCGATAACGACATCTGGTCCCATAAGTGGGGTATCGTCCCACGGTCGAAAGACGGCGTCTATATAAATGAATATTGCATTCAACCCGAATACTGGTATACCCCCGGTGACATAACCTGCGGCGTCTTCTGCCATGAACTGGGACACATCCTCGGACTCCCCGACCTGTATGATACCGATACCCCACGCGATTCATACGGAATCGGAAAGTGGTCGCTGATGGCCTACGGCAGCTGGAATGGTCCGACTGGCCGAGGGGATTACCCCGCCCACCCCGACGCCTGGTCGCGTATCCGGTTCGGGTTCGCCAGTGCCACCAACGTCGTCGCCAATATCAACAACGCTTTCATCCCTGGCGTGGAAGGAGGCGGCGATATATATCGGCTCTGGTCCGGCGGCAGTCTGGCCGATGAATACTTCCTCATTGAGAATCGGCAAAAGACCGGATACGACAGTTATCTTCCCTCATCAGGGCTCCTTATATGGCATATCGATGAAACCAGGCCCGGCAATGATAAACAATGGTATCCCGGTTATGAGGCCAATGGTCACTATCGGGTGGCACTGGAGCAGTCTGACGGACTGTTTGAAATGGAAAAAAACAGCTCATCAGGAAATGCCGGCGATCCTTTCCCGGGCAGCGGCGCTCACACATCCTTTTCTTCCACTACTCTGCCCAGCACCAACTCTTATGCGGGTGCTAATAGCATTGTAGCCGTAAGCGACATTTCTCCCTCAGCCGCACTTATGACCGCTAGCCTGCAAGTCTCTTTGGCCAGTGCCGTCGATGATGAAAGGACCGATTTGCTCCCTGAGCGGACCGTCCTGAGACAAAACCATCCCAATCCCTTTAATCCCTCTACCCGAATCAGGTTTGACCTGGCCCGGGGAACAGAGGTCACTATGACCATTTTCAATATTCTGGGAAATCCAATTCGCGAGCTTCTCAAAGGGCGATATCCCGCAGGATCGACGGAAATAACCTGGGATGGAACCGATGAGGCCGGGCGGCCGGTTCCCTCCGGCATCTATTTCTATGAATTGGTGACCGAAGTAGGTAGAGAGACCAGAAAAATGACTTTGATTAAATGA